The Pseudofrankia inefficax genome window below encodes:
- a CDS encoding protein kinase family protein — translation MTVNASPADGHGSGTLLAESVLDRRYRLIGVLSSRGPVTLWRGDDTVLTRPVAVRVVEHVDDDPARRDAAQSLLQAAVSSGRLVHPGAASTYDATVTNTENGQVSYVITEWVDGRTLRQLVEDQPLRPDQASAVVLGAARVIAAAHERGLRHGGLRPGDVIVSGHGTVKVIDLEVGAVLAGIDGTAPVDTPTDADAAATDVSALGGLLYAALTGCWPLPGDTGLPPAPYGTYGRLQSPRQLNHAVPRDLDAITMAALSGEEAGTEPITTAAELIAELEAVTPVEALHATGLMTFGDEPSDTEAMTGYEGYGPDTSNLPSTAGFAAPDQDEYDRYGYNDYDDGYQDSGRYRDGYPADAQDDRRYGRGYQDEGYPPAQRGYASGAGSGGTGPRAGSRAAVQGRSGGSGRRPMVIVIALAVVIIITLAVVLALKLGGGGGNGAQNGPSASPTASTATAIDASKFGITAFDPSPGDGSENDNLLPNLKDGNPATQWTTSKYNVQTSGAQFGGLGKKGVGFKIQLSQPAHVSSVVITIGTIGPIDLELHAAAANGDSIAAFPIVGRAQTGQANQQVTFQVPPNQATAQYWVVWLTKLPLDPDDATKTKGSIAEIKFLS, via the coding sequence ATGACGGTCAACGCCTCGCCCGCCGACGGCCACGGCAGCGGCACGCTGCTCGCGGAGTCGGTCCTCGACCGCCGCTACCGCCTGATCGGTGTTCTCAGCTCCCGCGGGCCGGTCACCCTCTGGCGCGGCGACGACACGGTGCTCACCCGGCCGGTCGCGGTCCGCGTCGTCGAGCACGTCGACGACGACCCGGCGCGCCGGGACGCGGCCCAGTCCCTGCTCCAGGCCGCGGTCAGCTCCGGCCGGCTGGTACACCCGGGCGCCGCCTCCACCTACGACGCGACCGTCACGAACACCGAGAACGGTCAGGTCTCGTACGTCATCACCGAGTGGGTCGACGGTCGTACCCTGCGCCAGCTCGTCGAGGACCAGCCGCTGCGCCCCGACCAGGCGTCGGCGGTCGTCCTCGGCGCCGCTCGGGTGATCGCCGCGGCGCACGAACGCGGGCTGCGCCACGGCGGCCTGCGTCCCGGCGACGTCATCGTGTCCGGCCACGGCACGGTCAAGGTCATCGACCTGGAGGTCGGCGCCGTCCTGGCCGGCATCGACGGCACGGCGCCCGTCGACACGCCCACGGACGCCGACGCGGCGGCAACCGACGTGTCCGCCCTCGGCGGCCTGCTCTACGCGGCCCTCACCGGCTGCTGGCCGCTGCCCGGCGACACGGGTCTGCCCCCGGCCCCCTACGGCACCTACGGCCGGCTCCAGAGCCCGCGTCAGCTCAACCACGCGGTGCCGCGCGACCTGGACGCCATCACGATGGCCGCGCTCAGCGGCGAAGAGGCCGGCACGGAGCCGATCACCACGGCCGCCGAGCTGATCGCCGAGCTGGAGGCGGTTACCCCGGTCGAGGCCCTGCACGCGACCGGCCTGATGACCTTCGGGGACGAGCCGTCCGACACCGAGGCCATGACCGGCTACGAGGGGTACGGCCCCGACACCTCGAACCTGCCGTCGACCGCCGGCTTCGCCGCGCCCGACCAGGACGAGTACGACCGCTACGGCTACAACGACTACGACGACGGTTACCAGGACAGCGGTCGTTACCGGGACGGGTACCCGGCCGATGCTCAGGACGACCGACGCTACGGGCGCGGCTACCAGGACGAGGGATATCCACCCGCGCAGCGCGGCTATGCGTCAGGCGCCGGGTCCGGTGGGACCGGGCCACGTGCGGGCAGCCGGGCCGCGGTCCAGGGACGCTCCGGCGGCTCGGGCCGCCGGCCGATGGTCATCGTCATCGCACTCGCGGTGGTGATCATCATCACGCTCGCGGTCGTGCTGGCCCTCAAGCTCGGTGGTGGCGGCGGCAACGGCGCCCAGAACGGTCCGTCGGCGTCGCCGACCGCGTCGACGGCCACGGCCATCGACGCGTCCAAGTTCGGCATCACCGCGTTCGACCCGTCGCCGGGCGACGGCAGCGAGAACGACAATCTCCTGCCGAACCTGAAGGACGGTAACCCGGCGACCCAGTGGACGACCTCCAAGTACAACGTCCAGACTTCCGGAGCCCAGTTCGGCGGCTTGGGGAAGAAGGGCGTCGGCTTCAAGATCCAGTTGAGTCAGCCGGCCCACGTCAGCTCCGTCGTCATCACAATCGGCACGATCGGACCGATCGACCTCGAACTGCACGCGGCGGCGGCCAACGGGGACTCGATCGCCGCGTTCCCGATCGTGGGCCGGGCCCAGACTGGGCAGGCCAACCAGCAGGTGACCTTCCAGGTACCGCCGAACCAGGCGACGGCACAGTACTGGGTCGTCTGGCTGACCAAGCTGCCCCTGGATCCGGACGACGCGACGAAGACCAAGGGCTCGATCGCCGAGATCAAGTTCTTGTCCTGA